The genomic stretch GTTCCTCATGCACGACGCGGCCAAGCGCGGCCAGGTCGGCACGCCCGGCGCGCTCGCCGAACGGGACGCACAGGTCTTCCGGGCGGGTGTCCACCTCAACCGGCTGAACAACGAGTACGAGGACTTCCTCTTCGGCCGGATCGACCTGCTGCTCGGCAAGGACGGCAAGAAGGGCCCGGACGGCGCCTACACCGCCGTCGAGCCCGCCGAGGGCGCGGTGCGCCCCGACCGGACCGCCGATATCGCCGAGACCCTGCACATCGGGCGGATCGGCGTCCTCGATCACGACTACGCCCCGCTGGTCATCGACTGGCGGGCGCCTGCGGCGGCCCCCTTCTACCGCTCCACCCCGGTCGACCCCGGCCGGGTCGTCCGGCGCCGCGTCATCCGCTCCAAGGGCCGCCGGGTGCTCGGGGTCGAGGACGACCTGATGCGCCCCGAGCTGAAGGCGTTCCTGGGCGGCGAGGAACTGCCCGTGATCGGCGACGGCGCCCTGATGGCGGCCCTCGGACAGGCCCGCACCCACACCATGCGGGACATCGTCGCCTCCATCCAGGCCGAACAGGACCTGGTCATCCGCGCCCCCGCCGCCTCCGTGACCTACGTCGAGGGCGGCCCCGGCACCGGCAAGACGGCCGTCGCCCTGCACCGCGCCGCCTACCTGCTCTACCAGGACCGGCGCCGGTACTCGGGCGGCATCCTGATCGTCTCCCCGACCCCGCTGCTGGTGGCGTACACCGAGGGCGTCCTGCCGTCCCTGGGCGAGGAGGGCCAGGTCGCCATCCGCGCGATCGGCTCCCTGGTCGACGGCGCCGAGGCGGGCCTCTACGACTCCCCGGCCACGGCCCGCGCCAAGGGCTCGTACCGCATGCTCAAGGTGCTCAGGAAGGCCGCGCGCGGAGCCCTGGAGCTGAACGATTCTCCGACCCGGCTGAGGGTGGTCGCCTTCGGCCGCCGGCTGGAGCTGGAGGCCCAGGACCTGGAGGCGATCCGCCGCAACGCCCTCAGCGGCACCGCCCCGGTGAACCTGCTGCGCCCGCGCGCCCGCAAGCTGCTCCTGGACGCCCTGTGGTCCCGGTCGGGCGGCGCCAACCGGCACTCCGACCCCGAACTCGCCGCCGAACTGCGCTCCTCCTTCGACGAGGACGTCACGAGCGAGGACCCCTTCATCGAGTTCCTCGACGCCTGGTGGCCGGAGCTGACCCCGAAGGGCGTGCTCGCGCAGATGGCCGACGAGCGGCGCCTCGGCCGCTGGGCCCGGCGCGTCCTCAACCCGGGCGAGGTCCGCCGCGTCGCCCGCTCGCTGCACCGCGACGGGCACTCGGTGCACGACATCGCCATGCTCGACGAGCTCCAGGCGATCCTCGGCGTCCCGGCCCGCCCGCGGAAGAAGCGCGAACTGGACCCGCTGGACCAGCTCACCGGCCTGGAGGAGCTGATGCCGGTGCGCGAGGAGAGCCAGCGCGAACGCGCCGAGCGGCTCGCGCAGGAGCGCGTGGAGTACGCCCATGTCATCGTCGACGAGGCCCAGGACCTCACCCCGATGCAGTGGCGCATGGTCGGCCGCCGCGGCCGGCACGCCACCTGGACGGTCGTCGGCGACCCGGCCCAGTCCTCCTGGTCCGACCCCGACGAGGCCGCCGAGGCCCGCGACGAGGCGCTCGGCACCCGCCCGCGCCGCCGCTTCCAGCTCACCGTGAACTACCGCAACCCCGCGGAGATCGCCGAGCTGGCCGCGAAGGTGCTGGCGCTGGCCATGCCCGGCTCCGAGTCCCCGTCCGCGGTCCGCTCGACGGGCGTCCGGCCGCGGTTCGCCGTGGTCCGGGACTCCCTGGCGGAAACGGTTCGCGAGGAGGCCGCGCGGCTGCTGGAGCGGG from Streptomyces davaonensis JCM 4913 encodes the following:
- a CDS encoding HelD family protein; the encoded protein is MAAQAQQETAVGSVPDSVRDREISVEQEHLDRVYRRLEEKIHEAEFLMHDAAKRGQVGTPGALAERDAQVFRAGVHLNRLNNEYEDFLFGRIDLLLGKDGKKGPDGAYTAVEPAEGAVRPDRTADIAETLHIGRIGVLDHDYAPLVIDWRAPAAAPFYRSTPVDPGRVVRRRVIRSKGRRVLGVEDDLMRPELKAFLGGEELPVIGDGALMAALGQARTHTMRDIVASIQAEQDLVIRAPAASVTYVEGGPGTGKTAVALHRAAYLLYQDRRRYSGGILIVSPTPLLVAYTEGVLPSLGEEGQVAIRAIGSLVDGAEAGLYDSPATARAKGSYRMLKVLRKAARGALELNDSPTRLRVVAFGRRLELEAQDLEAIRRNALSGTAPVNLLRPRARKLLLDALWSRSGGANRHSDPELAAELRSSFDEDVTSEDPFIEFLDAWWPELTPKGVLAQMADERRLGRWARRVLNPGEVRRVARSLHRDGHSVHDIAMLDELQAILGVPARPRKKRELDPLDQLTGLEELMPVREESQRERAERLAQERVEYAHVIVDEAQDLTPMQWRMVGRRGRHATWTVVGDPAQSSWSDPDEAAEARDEALGTRPRRRFQLTVNYRNPAEIAELAAKVLALAMPGSESPSAVRSTGVRPRFAVVRDSLAETVREEAARLLERVDGTVGVVVAMQRREEAARWLAGLGDRVVALGSLEAKGLEYDATVVVSPAEIADESPAGLRVLYVALTRATQQLTVVSGERDEPDATGVPDLLRD